In Conger conger chromosome 12, fConCon1.1, whole genome shotgun sequence, one DNA window encodes the following:
- the LOC133105628 gene encoding transmembrane protein 233: protein MAHMHGPTSLGNVRGDMKHSWSRSLDHSLEGETHEVPPLRSYLFLTILTCFCPAYPINIVALVFSVLSRNSYYEGDYEGSHRLGRKALQVAIASIIIGILIILIFCTVHLTKKNQ from the exons ATGGCGCACATGCATGGTCCCACGTCTCTGGGGAACGTACGAGGAGACATGAAGCACTCGTGGAGCCGCAGTTTGGACCACAGTCTGGAGGGCGAGACCCACGAAGTCCCCCCACTGCGGAGTTACCTGTTCCTCACCATCCTCACCTGCTTCTGCCCCGCCTATCCCATCAACATCGTGGCCCTGGTGTTCTCCgtgctg tccagaAACAGTTATTATGAAGGGGATTATGAAGGCTCTCATAGGCTAGGCCGAAAGGCTCTGCAAGTGGCCATAGCCTCCATTATAATCGGGATCCTGATCATCTTGATCTTCTGCACCGTGCATTTGACCAAG AAGAACCAGTAG